The Chanos chanos chromosome 6, fChaCha1.1, whole genome shotgun sequence genome includes a region encoding these proteins:
- the LOC115815083 gene encoding odorant receptor 131-2-like, with the protein MTVNNTSMNAGLNSSPSLRAINERVIIVEVLIAVFLYTDTLLIFTFFQKDYFRTNTRYIFFVHTLLCDWLFLFVTNILLLLSYFVLPMPAWICVIICVLMGVLTFATPLTLTAMCLERYVAICMPLRHADIYTIRRSFHCLLVVHSLSCIQSIVIISIFFASVSLSFYTQNKICQVEMLIVHKWQSLLRSVISQLYFLIMSCTILFTYVKIMAAAKEASSDKKSTSKGRKTVILHAAQLLLCLIQLWCPFIEGTVMDIDFRMFIDLRYFDYIVFILAPRCLCPLVYGLRDDKFYMALKYHALCGLNKKISPKFVDI; encoded by the coding sequence ATGACTGTGAACAACACGTCAATGAATGCAGGTCTGAACAGCAGTCCTTCACTTCGAGCGATCAACGAGAGAGTCATCATTGTAGAAGTGTTAATTGCTGTCTTTCTTTATACTGACACCTTACTAATCTTCACTTTCTTCCAAAAGGACTACTTTCGCACAAACACGCGCTACATCTTTTTTGTCCACACTCTGCTTTGCGACTGGCTCTTTCTGTTCGTGACAAATATCCTGTTGCTCTTGAGCTATTTTGTGCTGCCCATGCCTGCTTGGATATGTGTTATCATTTGTGTGCTTATGGGCGTTTTGACCTTTGCCACCCCGCTCACGCTGACAGCCATGTGTCTGGAGCGATATGTGGCCATCTGCATGCCGCTGCGTCACGCCGACATATACACCATACGCAGGTCCTTTCACTGTCTTCTCGTCGTCCACAGTTTAAGCTGCATCCAGTCCATCGTCATCATATCTATCTtctttgcctctgtctctcttagcTTCTACACGCAGAACAAAATTTGCCAAGTGGAGATGCTCATTGTTCACAAGTGGCAGAGTCTTTTACGATCAGTCATTTCTCAGCTGTACTTTCTGATCATGTCCTGTACTATACTCTTCACATATGTCAAAATAATGGCTGCGGCGAAAGAGGCATCATCAGATAAGAAATCAACCTCTAAAGGCCGCAAAACGGTCATTCTTCACGCCGCACAGCTGCTGCTCTGTTTGATTCAGCTCTGGTGTCCGTTCATAGAGGGAACTGTGATGGATATTGACTTCAGAATGTTCATAGATTTGAGATACTTTGATTACATTGTCTTTATTCTTGCCCCGCGATGCCTTTGTCCACTTGTTTATGGGTTAAGGGACGACAAGTTTTACATGGCTTTGAAATATCATGCATTGTGTGGATTGAACAAGAAAATATCCCCGAAATTTGTTGATATCTAA